From Sporolactobacillus pectinivorans:
TTGTTAATTAGATCAAGCTTATTATCATAAAATAGTTCAATAATACCAGCACCCAATGTGTCTATTTTTTTACACTGATCATTTAATTCGTTAGTCGTTTTGAATCCGTAAAGCAACACAGAAATGGAAGGTAATAGCACCTTCAAAATATAGTCTTGTAGGATCATCTGTGTAAAAATGCCTAAAAGCACCGAACAAATTAAATAAATGATGGAGGCAGCATACACCAATTTTGAAAAGTTTCGTTTTAAAGATATTGCCCACATTAAGTTGCTTCGTTGAGCCAAGAGTACATTTGCATAGAAGTGATTTGAAGATACCCCACCATACCAATCTTTTAATTTATTACTATTACCCTTGAAGGACGAAGAATATTCTTTAATCTCTTCAGGCGGTATTTGGGAACCCGCTAGAACTTTGTTCCATTGCAGTTTAAATAAACTGATATCGAACATTTCTTGTATTTTTGTGCCTTTTAAAATATATTTTTTTTCATAAACATCTAATCCATAAGCCAGTAACACCCATATAGACCCAACTGCAGAAAACCATAGACCAGAATTTGATAAATAAATGAACTTACTACTTTGATACACTAAATAACATGCAATGGACATAATTGGGATAATCACACTAACACTTAACCGTGCTGTACTGAACATTTTTGCTTTGTTATAGCAATATCTCATTGCTTTCAAAAGTTCTATATTTCCTTCGCTATTTTGATTCTCAAACAATAAGTGCACTTCCTATCCTTACTTGTTTAGAAGTTACTCCCGAAAACATTTCTCCAACATTCTAATGCTTCATTGCTATATCCCTGATTCTCATAATATATAGCATTATTTATATTTTGGACACATTCGTTAGCTTGACTACTCACTTTTTGCCGAGAATCCCAGTCCAAAGTATTTAGATCTCCCTGTATTCCTTTTGGATCAAGATGGCTATTGAAAATTGATGTACTTAAATCGTTAAAGAAATCTCGAAGTTCCTGAGTTCTCCCATTCCACCAAAACCTGTTTTCAAAATAATCAATGACAATATTTTCTATTAAATAAGACGAAATTTTTATGGAACAGTTTGTGTTCCAATACTTTATCAACCTAATAAATCCTAATATATTTCCATTGAATCTTTGGTTTATATTAGTGGCCCTATCATTATCTAATCGGGGATCAGTTTTTTTCCAGTTTCCAGCCCCATCGGGAATAATATAGTAGTCCTTATTATTACCATCCCTAGTCGTTATAAAGGCTGGAACAATATCAAAAACCCAATCGTATGAGGATAGGTCTAGCGTTGCTGCTTCCTGACGTCTATGAATCTCAGCTTTTTGGTATTGTGGAATGATTGACAAACTACTTTTAATTTTTTCAATTACTCTAATCGAATTTAATACCCCATCATCATTAGTTAATTTTTTTAACAATTCCGCACTATCTGGAACGTTTAGTGTTATCGTTCCATTATTCTCAAAGTAGGTAGTTCCATCCCCTGAAAAAACAAGCATTAAATCAATATCATCTAGTGGGCGAATTTTGGTTCTTCTCCTAAAAGATCCAAAACTCATAACTTCCTTATCTTTATAGAGTATGGGAAAATTCTCAACTTTGTCAGGGAATGTTTTCAACTGATCATACAACCAATCCCGGCTATTTCGTCCGGACGTTGTGATCTTGCCATCCAAGTCAACATAATCTCTTATGAAGTCATTAAATGCACTGTTCACCGTTACCAAAATTCCATCTCCCTTTTTTAGATAGTATAGTTCTTCAATAGCTTCAACTCCAGAACAAATTGGAAAGTATGGAAATTTTAGTTTTTGGTTAACTTTCAATCCATGTCCCATGCTTTTATTGAACGACGTGAAAATGTCTAGAAGGGACTCCCCCACTAATCATAGCATTTAGAAATTCCTGAATTATGATAAAATAAGGTAAATGTTTATTCTTTTAACTCTGCTATGGAGCTGATAAAGTTGAAATTTGATGAAGAATTTGAAATTCTATCGCGAGCTACAAGAAATGAAATATGGTGAAGTTTTTATAAAGAATTACCTTTTTGTCGTTAAAGATGGGCACAAATACATTAATGGTTATATGGGAGATCTCTATCCATATGCAAAAGGATTAGTCGGGGCTGATTTTAAATTTACCGATTTCTATACGAAGTTACGTGAAGCAATTCATTCGGTTGAAAACGCCAATCAAAATTTTACAATTAACTATCTATCACCCGAAAGTGGATTGTCTAGAATCAATAATTTTCAAAAGCAAGCATCTAGCATAAAAGGAAAAGTGAGTGAAAATATTTACTTTAATCATGTTATGAGGGTACCGATGAGTGAGAAACAAGGTGAGAAAGCAAAAGGAATCCTTGATCCGTTACAAATCAAATTTTGTGAGAAAAATAGAATTACACCAGTATTTGTCAAAGACATAAATAGGCAAAAAAGATTCATCATAGAGTAATTTAATCCGGTTAGTTTATATTCTCTGATAATAATCAGAAAACCCTTCGTTCAAGAATGGGATCCTGTGAAGGGGGATACGGTTTAGAGAGATCCAGTTCGTTCTTATACCAAAAATCAGTATATTTTTGTAATAGATCCCAATGTTTTTCTTTATCTTTTTCGCTAAGAGAGCTGTTAGGATTTTCCCATTGTTTGATCGTTTCCGGGTCAAGTTCCCCGTAGGCTTTCACCCATTCTGTAAATGTTATATAGTCCAAACTTTTTTCACCTACCTCAGTATCAAATTTTATTAGGCATTCTTTCTTTCTCATCAATATCGTATAAGCATCATTATCTGGTTATTCCTTTTTGATCAGAAATCAAACAATGACATTTTCAATTTTGCATAACAAAAAAAAGATCTCCACATGGAGATCCTTCTTTGTTATAAATCTAATAGACACATCATTCAAATTCACGGTCAATACGCCAAGGGGCTTTATGCTTTCTTTGATATCTAAACTAAGGTTGAGCATCCATTTTTTGAAGCGTTTCTTTAACGATTGCAATTGATTTTTCAACTTCTGCATCTTGCCTGCGAAGATTTTCCTCCATTTCGCCAAAGTTCACTAAATTCAAGGAATTCAACGCCATCCTTCAGTTTTACACTCATGGGAAAATCTCCCTATAATTAATTTAACGAGGTTAACCAGCGAAACAAAAGCTCTTTGATTTATGATATAATTATATTAAGAAATTATGAGAGTGACTGTTAGTTCATGCCAAGATTGTCAAGAATAATAGATAGTGCTGATTACTATGATAGATTAACTATACCTATATACCACGGGACTGCAATAAATTGGGAACTAATTAAGAGCCCTCTGATTGAGTTCGTCTAATTAAATAATTCGTTTTCTTACCATAAAAAAAGCTACCTCATTTCTGAGATAGCTTTTTGCTTAATTTGATTAATTAATGCCAACGTAGAAAAAAGTATCGCCTTTGACGAAGGACAACTTATGTCCGCCAATCACCACGGTATAATTCTTCCGTGCATTTGAGGCATTATCTGACAGCATCTCTTTTATAACAAAAATAATTCCCAACTAATAAATATAATAAAATCTTAATTGCCATTTGATTCTTCATTGGATTTAATTTCATCTTCGTCAAGAACTCCAAGCGATAGACATTCTACAATATTATCCTCTAGAACTCTTTGCCGTTCGGAATCTAGTTCTCCAACTTTATTTATTAAAAGACTTTTGTGTATTGTGGTAATCTGACTTACATCAATATATTGCTCATATCTCTCATTTTTACAATATACAAAAATAGGATGTTCATCTGTAATTAATTTCTGATACCACGGTTTGATCTTCTCGTTTTCCTTAATTGTGTTTAATGGAGCAACGAGAATATATTCGTATTCTGATGAATTATTAATAAAATCATAAGAAATAACCACAACATGTCTTGGCTTAACAGTCATTACAATTTGTTGTTCT
This genomic window contains:
- a CDS encoding S-4TM family putative pore-forming effector — its product is MFENQNSEGNIELLKAMRYCYNKAKMFSTARLSVSVIIPIMSIACYLVYQSSKFIYLSNSGLWFSAVGSIWVLLAYGLDVYEKKYILKGTKIQEMFDISLFKLQWNKVLAGSQIPPEEIKEYSSSFKGNSNKLKDWYGGVSSNHFYANVLLAQRSNLMWAISLKRNFSKLVYAASIIYLICSVLLGIFTQMILQDYILKVLLPSISVLLYGFKTTNELNDQCKKIDTLGAGIIELFYDNKLDLINKHTCRKYQDAIFIFNRLQAILIPDWLYWLRQKKDDEKMIRVNQDLSIKSNLF
- a CDS encoding nucleotidyltransferase; the encoded protein is MKVNQKLKFPYFPICSGVEAIEELYYLKKGDGILVTVNSAFNDFIRDYVDLDGKITTSGRNSRDWLYDQLKTFPDKVENFPILYKDKEVMSFGSFRRRTKIRPLDDIDLMLVFSGDGTTYFENNGTITLNVPDSAELLKKLTNDDGVLNSIRVIEKIKSSLSIIPQYQKAEIHRRQEAATLDLSSYDWVFDIVPAFITTRDGNNKDYYIIPDGAGNWKKTDPRLDNDRATNINQRFNGNILGFIRLIKYWNTNCSIKISSYLIENIVIDYFENRFWWNGRTQELRDFFNDLSTSIFNSHLDPKGIQGDLNTLDWDSRQKVSSQANECVQNINNAIYYENQGYSNEALECWRNVFGSNF
- a CDS encoding type II toxin-antitoxin system PemK/MazF family toxin, producing the protein MSTVVQTIYMNKENWKDIHKNNIFNAVMVYPSDTKRPLRFFLPLQDNPNQGIISEYRGDFSPQLKDGKMKAREQQIVMTVKPRHVVVISYDFINNSSEYEYILVAPLNTIKENEKIKPWYQKLITDEHPIFVYCKNERYEQYIDVSQITTIHKSLLINKVGELDSERQRVLEDNIVECLSLGVLDEDEIKSNEESNGN